A stretch of Coregonus clupeaformis isolate EN_2021a chromosome 37, ASM2061545v1, whole genome shotgun sequence DNA encodes these proteins:
- the LOC123482779 gene encoding uncharacterized protein LOC123482779: protein MLPAIHHITFHSLTCYQLSTTSPSILSHATSYPPHHLPFSHMLPAIHHITFHSLTCYQLSTTSPSILSHATSYPPHHLPFSHMLPAIHHITFHSLTCYQLSTTSPYILSHATSYPPHHLPFSHMLPAIHHITFHSLTCCQLSTTSPSILSHATSYPPHHLPFSHMLPAIHHITFHSLTCCQLSTTSPSILSHAASYPPHHLPFSHMLPAIHHITFHSLTCCQLSTTSPSILSHAASYPPHHLPFSHMLPAIHHITFHSLTCCQLSTTSPYILSHAASYPPHHLPFSHMLPAIHHITFHSLTCCQLSTTSPSILSHAASYPPHHLTFSHMLPAIHHITFHSLTCCQLSTTSPSILSHAASYPPHHLPFSHMLPAIHHITFHSLTCCQLSTTSPSILSHAASYPPHHLPFSHMLPAIHHITFHSLTCCQLSTTSPYILSHAASYPPHHLPFSHMLPAIHHITFHSLTCCQLSTTSPSILSHAASYPPHHLPFSHMLPAIHHITFHSLTCCT, encoded by the exons ATGCTACCAGCTATCCACCACATTACCTTCCATTCTCTCACATGCTACCAGCTATCCACCACATCACCTTCCATTCTCTCACATGCTACCAGCTATCCACCACATCACCTTCCATTCTCTCACATGCTGCCAGCTATCCACCACATCACCTTCCATTCTCTCACATGCTACCAGCTATCTACCACATCACCTTCCATTCTCTCACATGCTACCAGCTATCCACCACATCACCTTCCATTCTCTCACATGCTACCAGCTATCCACCACATCACCTTCCATTCTCTCACATGCTACCAGCTATCCACCACATCACCTTACATTCTCTCACATGCTACCAGCTATCCACCACATCACCTTCCATTCTCTCACATGCTGCCAGCTATCCACCACATCACCTTCCATTCTCTCACATGCTGCCAGCTATCCACCACATCACCTTCCATTCTCTCACATGCTACCAGCTATCCACCACATCACCTTCCATTCTCTCACATGCTGCCAGCTATCCACCACATCACCTTCCATTCTCTCACATGCTGCCAGCTATCCACCACATCACCTTCCATTCTCTCACATGCTGCCAGCTATCCACCACATCACCTTCCATTCTCTCACATGCTACCAGCTATCCACCACATCACCTTCCATTCTCTCACATGCTGCCAGCTATCCACCACATCACCTTCCATTCTCTCACATGCTGCCAGCTATCCACCACATCACCTTCCATTCTCTCACATGCTGCCAGCTATCCACCACATCACCTTCCATTCTCTCACATGCTGCCAGCTATCCACCACATCACCTTACATTCTCTCACATGCTGCCAGCTATCCACCACATCACCTTCCATTCTCTCACATGCTACCAGCTATCCACCACATCACCTTCCATTCTCTCACATGCTGCCAGCTATCCACCACATCACCTTCCATTCTCTCACATGCTGCCAGCTATCCACCACATCACCTTACATTCTCTCACATGCTGCCAGCTATCCACCACATCACCTTCCATTCTCTCACATGCTGCCAGCTATCCACCACATCACCTTCCATTCTCTCACATGCTGCCAGCTATCCACCACATCACCTTCCATTCTCTCACATGCTGCCAGCTATCCACCACATCACCTTCCATTCTCTCACATGCTGCCAGCTATCCACCACATCACCTTCCATTCTCTCACATGCTGCCAGCTATCCACCACATCACCTTCCATTCTCTCACATGCTGCCAGCTATCCACCACATCACCTTCCATTCTCTCACATGCTGCCAGCTATCCACCACATCACCTTACATTCTCTCACATGCTGCCAGCTATCCACCACATCACCTTCCATTCTCTCACATGCTGCCAGCTATCCACCACATCACCTTCCATTCTCTCAC ATGCTGCCAGCTATCCACCACATCACCTTCCATTCTCTCACATGCTGCCAGCTATCCACCACATCACCTTCCATTCTCTCACATGCTGCCAGCTATCCACCACATCACCTTCCATTCTCTCACATGCTGTACCTGA
- the nyx gene encoding nyctalopin, with translation MILIALTVSVLCLFPQAAQALWACARSCPASCTCTPEKSCSVLCDRSGLPDLPREFPCEASSINLDKNSLKFLSERAFGTLPSLRSLSLDHNNISFITPGAFKGLPNLVELKMAHNEYIRYLHTRTFTGLKRLVRLDVADCNLFNMPDRIFLENYALKELFCFQNNFRRIPGAFRGMENLTHVYLERNKIEAVAYNSLLGLGNLRYLNLQENRINVIHDQSFQDLLRLENFYLNDNLLSELPRMAFKGLSRLKMLNLGGNQLTNISKTWFSDLVELEVLYLDRNRLVYIEEGSFENLTSLITLHLNSNNLSSLPFPVFQPVYFIGRLYLFKNPWECDCSLEYLKEWMESYKLVRDIPCASPSSVAGLDLSEVVFARVNGSCLDPGELNLTTMSSDILSTTENRFNSLISKLLQQELREEVGNGTESLRNGTLLDPAEGLSAGIKGADASQSLVSLLVMCCVFWMTIGQSDVDFLFGHVTGT, from the exons tctctgtCCTGTGCCTGTTTCCCCAGGCGGCGCAGGCTCTGTGGGCGTGCGCACGCTCCTGCCCAGCCTCTTGCACGTGCACGCCGGAGAAGAGCTGCAGTGTGCTGTGTGACCGCTCGGGCCTGCCCGACCTGCCCCGGGAGTTCCCCTGTGAAGCGTCCTCCATCAACCTGGACAAGAACAGCCTTAAGTTCCTGTCTGAGAGGGCCTTTGGTACCCTGCCCTCCCTCAGGTCTCTGTCCCTGGACCACAACAACATCTCCTTCATCACCCCCGGGGCCTTCAAG GGACTGCCCAACCTAGTGGAGCTGAAGATGGCCCACAACGAGTACATCCGTTACCTCCACACCCGCACCTTCACCGGGCTCAAACGCCTGGTCCGATTGGACGTGGCCGATTGTAACCTCTTCAACATGCCCGACCGGATCTTTCTAGAAAATTACGCTCTGAAGGAACTCTTCTGCTTCCAGAACAACTTCCGGAGGATTCCTGGAGCGTTCCGCGGGATGGAGAACCTGACCCACGTCTACCTGGAGCGGAACAAGATTGAGGCGGTGGCGTATAACTCTCTCCTGGGCCTGGGGAACCtcag GTACCTGAACCTCCAGGAGAACCGCATCAACGTGATCCACGACCAGTCCTTCCAGGACCTCCTGCGCCTGGAGAACTTCTACCTCAACGACAACCTGCTGTCTGAGCTGCCCCGGATGGCCTTCAAGGGCCTCAGCCGCCTCAAGATGCTCAACCTGGGGGGCAACCAGCTCACCAACATCTCCAAGACCTGGTTCAGTGACCTGGTGGAGCTGGAGGTCCTCTACCTGGACCGCAACCGCCTGGTCTACATCGAGGAGGGCTCCTTTGAGAACCTGACCAGTCTGATCACCCTCCACCTCAACAGCAACAACCTCAGCTCCCTGCCCTTCCCCGTCTTCCAGCCTGTCTACTTCATCGGACGCCTCTACCTCTTCAAGAACCCCTGGGAATGTGACTGCTCTCTGGAGTATCTTAAGGAGTGGATGGAGAGTTATAAGTTGGTCCGGGACATCCCCTGCGCCTCTCCGTCCTCCGTGGCTGGCCTGGATTTGAGCGAAGTAGTCTTCGCCAGGGTTAATGGGTCGTGCCTGGATCCGGGGGAGCTGAACCTGACCACGATGTCTTCGGACATCCTCTCGACCACGGAGAACCGTTTCAACAGCCTGATCTCCAAGCTGCTACAGCAGGAGCTCAGGGAAGAGGTGGGGAACGGGACGGAGAGCCTGAGGAACGGGACCCTGCTGGACCCTGCAGAGGGACTCAGCGCTGGGATCAAAGGGGCAGACGCCAGCCAATCACTGGTCTCATTGTTGGTGATGTGTTGTGTCTTCTGGATGACGATTGGTCAATCGGATGTGGATTTCCTGTTTGGGCATGTGACTGGCACCTGA